The following coding sequences are from one Gossypium raimondii isolate GPD5lz chromosome 4, ASM2569854v1, whole genome shotgun sequence window:
- the LOC105781048 gene encoding mitogen-activated protein kinase 8-like, with protein MGGSGSLVDGVRRWFQPCHLIPSSSNQQNNNIIIDHHDTSSSSSTTLTLTLKQPQESTADIVVQDFYFSSLRLVKIPKSHYFSISSMDSHKKLRKSDLDPDPQTQHRR; from the exons ATGGGGGGAAGTGGAAGTCTCGTGGATGGTGTTCGTCGCTGGTTTCAACCTTGCCATTTGATTCCTTCTTCTTCgaatcaacaaaataataacattatcaTCGATCATCATGATACTTCTTCGTCATCTTCTACTACTCTAACCCTCACTCTAAAACAACCACAAGAATCAACGGCTGATATTGTCGTtcaggatttttatttttcttccttaaGGCTTGTTAAAATTCCTAAGAGTCATTACTTTTCTATTTCTTCCATGGATTCTCACAAAAAG CTTCGAAAGAGTGACCTGGATCCGGATCCACAAACTCAGCATCGTCGGTGA